The genomic window ATCTCCATTGCAATCATTAGGCACTCTCGCTGATGGTGATTCTGTTTTGTCGCAACTGTTTTGCAATGGAGGTCCACAAAGAAGAGGATTCCCTTTATAACTGCTTTCATCAAAGGTaccaaattgatttttcatcTCCGGTGTTCTTCCTGACAAATTATTGTACGACACGTTGAAAACAGCTAGAAAGGTCAGTTCAACGAGTTGTGCAGGAATTCTCCCATTCAAGTTGTTGTGAGAAAGATCCAAGCTCTCTATGTGCTTCAGATTGGAGAACGATGAAGGGATCAATCCAGTGAGATTATTTTGTGACAGATTTAGAGAATATATTCCACTTAAGTTTCCCCATTCTGTCGGGATTTCTCCAGTGAATCTGTTACAAGAAAGATCCAAAGCAGACATGTAACGAAGGATACCGCCTTCGTAAGTGTAGAAATTTTTCTTTGCTGTAAGCTCCACAGCTATTTTTACACTGATCTCTGGCCACAACTTTGTGTCATGAGGAGAAAATCCTCTTCCCCCTATGGATGATAATATTTCTCCCTCGCTCCAATAATCTCGTGACGCCCGATCAGGTTCAACCGAAGTTTTTTCATCTGATGCCGTAAGATTTAAATTGCTCAAACATGAGGGAAACAGaccagaaaaattattttctgaaaGATCCAATATGCTTAATTTCCTTAACAAGCATAACTGATGAGGAAGTTTCCCATTGAATTTATTAGATTTGAGAACAAAAATGCTCAATTCCGAAAGGCTATCAATCCAATTTGGAATGGGCCCAGTTAAGTTGTTATCGCCGAGATCTAATGTCACCAACGAAGAGAGATTGTAAAAATCATATGGCAGTGGACCGCTCAATCTATTTCCGTATAGGTGGACATAGCGTAAATCTAATGCATGGAAGCCCAACGGTAATGACCCAGACAGATTGTTTTCAGAAAGATCTAAAAATTCAAGCCCAGAAGAATTGAAATATTCTATTGGAATGGTACCTTCAAAATGATTTCTGGACAAATCAATTCCATCAAGTTGGCTTTTTGAAGAGTTCCCTATTCCCCTTGGAAGCATTCCTGACAAAAGATTGTTACTGATATCCAACCACAAAAGTGATGATTCAAGAGAAAAAGTACCTGGTACTTCTCCTACAAATTTGTTTCCATCTAGAAGGAGGTAAAGTAGGTAAGTCATGTTGAACACAGATGGTGGTAATCGCCCACTGAAGTTGTTGTTGGACAGCTTCAAAAACCACAACGAGGAGCCTACTGTTGGCAAATTATGCTCAAGCAGTTCACAAGACATGTGATTGTTGGAAAGATCCAAGTATTCGAGAGAGCTCATATTCCCAAAACAACGAGGAATGCAACCTGTGAGGCTGTTGTTAGCCATCAAGAAGTTCTTCAAACGTGGAAAAATCGAACATATGTTCCTTGCAATTTGACCATGTATGGTGTTGCCAGAAATATCTACTGTCTGAAGGTAGGGTGTTGGATGTTGTGGCAGCTGCAAAGGACCTGTAATTGAGGTGTCTCTCAAATATAGTCGATTTAACTTTCTATTATTCTCAAACAGCCAAGATGGGAAAGGTTCTCCAACGAATTTGTTGTGGGATAGATCAACAAACATCAAATCGTATTGGCTATGCAGGAAGTTTGTAAATCCAGCCTCGAGTGGTTTTGGAGTACAGTTTGAAGCACTAAAGAAAAGAAGCTGGAACTTGGGAGCTGAAGGCTGAAAACTGGGTGCAGCTATTAGCTCATTGTTATCACATGCAATGAACTTGAGGTTGGAGAGGTTCATAAATGAACCAGATGTTATTGGAACTTGAAAGTAGTTATTTGAAACTGAGAGGTATTCAAGCTGCGTAAGATGGGAAAGGTGACTAAAGGCAATATTTCCCTCCAATTGATTGTGAGATAATTCCAAGATTTGTAGAAATGATAGATTTCCCAAACAAGGAGGGAGTACACCCTTTAGATTGTTTCCTAAGAGATATAGCTCTTCAAGATTCTTCAGTTCACACCAACCTGCAGAATATATTCATATGTTCATGTTAAGGGAATAggaatatattaattatgtaATTGCTTAGTGAGGTTTTAaagttttagttgatttttgtttcaatagCTATGTcggttttagattttatttaaacaacTTTGTTCGTTAgtttttttagagattaattGTCTAGATTATtgatattcataaaatttttaattgaaagttttttctataatttaagaTTGAGAAATTTTAGAGATTGAGAAACTCTATACGTAACATTAGGAGTAAACTTTTAGTTTAATAAAACATAGATATAACACAAATATCTATGTTCATGTCAAATTTTAATGAACAACTGGTTCTTCAATAGATTTGTTGTTCTTCCATGGAATTGTATAAAGATCAGATTTTTTAATTACCTTGAGCAGGTAGGGTGCTATTGAAGTCAACTCCGGCCAAGGATAGGACTTTAAGAGTAGACAAGGGTCCAATGTTCCTAAGAAAGCTTGCTGGGAGTGAAGAATCATCGAGGAACACTTCTTCAAGGCTAGACGAATTACACAACCCTGTGGAGCAGGTCAAATAAATCCatcaatatattataaaatatcgTATTGTATTAGGCACCAAAACTGTCACTGACCTTTCCCAAAGTGTGTAAAATTACTATAACTTGCATCTAAGGTCTTGAGGGATGGCAACGCTCCCAATGACTCTATCAAAATGCTTTCCTTGAAGTCAGTGTTTCCCAGATACAAGGTTTCTAAATTCCTTAAACCTGTGATAGAGAGAACAATCaataataatgatttacaatatttaaataatttataatgttagAGTTAATATACAAGACatagcttaattttttaaattaaaataatttttgatgtgatattaaaattttattaattaaatattcaccttcatttattttaaaaataaattaagaaattgaacaaaagtTAATAGCATGTATATGTACGTAAGTTTCAAATTATTTCACTcgttaaagaattaattatataaagcCTTTTTAAGGCTTCATCCAAACAATTACTTAAGGGTTAATACACAtgtaattattaaactttactAGGGAATGTTATCTCAAGGTAGGAATGATTTACAACTTTACCATTGAGACCAGTTGATCCTGTGAAGCTATTGTTCGACAGATCTAGATATTTGAGAGTTGAAAATCCACTGAGAGATGATAAAATGTTGTTGTTAAATTTATTGGAACCCAGATAAAGTTCCTCCAAATTCCTTAAACCTGTGATAGAGAGAACaattaatcaataataattatttacaataattatatcatttataATGTTAGAGTTAATATACAAGACATagcttaagtttttaaattaaaataatttttaatatgatattaaaattttattaattaaatattcaccttcatttattttaaaaataaattaagaaattgaacaaaagtTAATAGCTAGCGTGTATATGTACGTAAGTTTCAAATTATTTCACTcgttaaagaattaattatataaagcCTTTTTAAGGCTTCATCCAAACAATTACTTAAGGGTTAATAcacatataattattaaaccttaCTAGGAAATGTTATCTTAAGGTAGGAATAATTTACAACTTTACCATTGAGACCAGTTGATCCTGTGAACATGTTGTCTGATAAATCTAGAGATTTGAGAGTTGAAAATCCACTGAGAAATGATAAAATGTTGTCGTTCAATTTATTGTAACTCAGACGAAGTTCCTCCAAATTCCTCAACGCTGAAGCTAGCACTTGAAAACCTGAAAGAAAATGGTCAGAAGCTACTGTATCAAcgttatcatataaaaaaaaaatacaaaaacgcCCTGGTTAGGAAATCCAAATATCTGTGATTTTACGACATCATGCCCCCGAAAACAAGTCTATATCAACCCCTCAAAAGATATCTTCAACATCAAGCTAGGTACTGATTTTATGCCTTAATTAAGATTGCGTTTTTTGGTCAAGAAGGATAGAGTGGAAGTATCCATTTTGTGTATTGTTAACTAACAGAATGAAGCAGAGAGGAATGATTCTGTTATTTCTTGCGTGCGTAATCCTCCtaccattatatatatacttcCCCACATGAATTACACGGTTTATTCTATTGTTAACTAACTCTAACTGACTCTTAACAACTTCTAACACGTGTCCATGCATCTGCCACCTACCCTAATTAATCTGCACTAACAGTGACCATAATAACAGCTGTAACAATACCTTTAATCATCCTAATTgtcaaaaagtaatttttaatcatCGATCCTAATTTTGATCTCTTCCGGTCTTAtcagaaaaacaatttataaatctTTAGAGATGAAATTAATGCTATCATTAATTACTTGGTAGATATAAAGTCCTCAATTTTCTTAAGAGAATGCAACTTACTATTGATACCAGTAGATGATCCTGTCAGCTGATT from Populus trichocarpa isolate Nisqually-1 chromosome 5, P.trichocarpa_v4.1, whole genome shotgun sequence includes these protein-coding regions:
- the LOC18098518 gene encoding receptor-like protein 45 isoform X1, with the translated sequence MMMKKMGAWMLLALLTLVGDWCGRCYGCLEEERIGLLEIKPLIDPNSIYMRDWVEYSSNCCEWYGIKCDNTTGRVIRLSLWDARDQSLGDWVLNASLFLPFKELQSLDLGYNGLVGCSENQGFEVLSSKLRKLEVLDLSENRFNDDKSILSCFNGLSALKSLDLSDNQLTGSGLKVLSSRLKKLENLDLSWNQCNDSIFSSITGFSSLKSLVLSANQLTGSGLKVLSSKLKKLENLDLSDNQCNDSIFSSLSGFSSLKYLNLSQNQLTGSSTGINSFQVLASALRNLEELRLSYNKLNDNILSFLSGFSTLKSLDLSDNMFTGSTGLNGLRNLEELYLGSNKFNNNILSSLSGFSTLKYLDLSNNSFTGSTGLNGLRNLETLYLGNTDFKESILIESLGALPSLKTLDASYSNFTHFGKGLCNSSSLEEVFLDDSSLPASFLRNIGPLSTLKVLSLAGVDFNSTLPAQGWCELKNLEELYLLGNNLKGVLPPCLGNLSFLQILELSHNQLEGNIAFSHLSHLTQLEYLSVSNNYFQVPITSGSFMNLSNLKFIACDNNELIAAPSFQPSAPKFQLLFFSASNCTPKPLEAGFTNFLHSQYDLMFVDLSHNKFVGEPFPSWLFENNRKLNRLYLRDTSITGPLQLPQHPTPYLQTVDISGNTIHGQIARNICSIFPRLKNFLMANNSLTGCIPRCFGNMSSLEYLDLSNNHMSCELLEHNLPTVGSSLWFLKLSNNNFSGRLPPSVFNMTYLLYLLLDGNKFVGEVPGTFSLESSLLWLDISNNLLSGMLPRGIGNSSKSQLDGIDLSRNHFEGTIPIEYFNSSGLEFLDLSENNLSGSLPLGFHALDLRYVHLYGNRLSGPLPYDFYNLSSLVTLDLGDNNLTGPIPNWIDSLSELSIFVLKSNKFNGKLPHQLCLLRKLSILDLSENNFSGLFPSCLSNLNLTASDEKTSVEPDRASRDYWSEGEILSSIGGRGFSPHDTKLWPEISVKIAVELTAKKNFYTYEGGILRYMSALDLSCNRFTGEIPTEWGNLSGIYSLNLSQNNLTGLIPSSFSNLKHIESLDLSHNNLNGRIPAQLVELTFLAVFNVSYNNLSGRTPEMKNQFGTFDESSYKGNPLLCGPPLQNSCDKTESPSARVPNDCNGDGGFIDMYSFYASFGVCYIIAVLTIAAVLCINPHWRRRWFYFIEECIDTCFCFLAINFRKLSRFRR
- the LOC18098518 gene encoding receptor-like protein 45 isoform X2 — its product is MMMKKMGAWMLLALLTLVGDWCGRCYGCLEEERIGLLEIKPLIDPNSIYMRDWVEYSSNCCEWYGIKCDNTTGRVIRLSLWDARDQSLGDWVLNASLFLPFKELQSLDLGYNGLVGCSENQGFEVLSSKLRKLEVLDLSENRFNDDKSILSCFNGLSALKSLDLSDNQLTGSGLKVLSSRLQKLENLHLSRNQCNDSIFSSITGFSSLKSLDLSYNEVTGSGLKVLSSKLKKLENLDLSDNQCNDSIFSSLSGFSSLKYLNLSQNQLTGSSTGINSFQVLASALRNLEELRLSYNKLNDNILSFLSGFSTLKSLDLSDNMFTGSTGLNGLRNLEELYLGSNKFNNNILSSLSGFSTLKYLDLSNNSFTGSTGLNGLRNLETLYLGNTDFKESILIESLGALPSLKTLDASYSNFTHFGKGLCNSSSLEEVFLDDSSLPASFLRNIGPLSTLKVLSLAGVDFNSTLPAQGWCELKNLEELYLLGNNLKGVLPPCLGNLSFLQILELSHNQLEGNIAFSHLSHLTQLEYLSVSNNYFQVPITSGSFMNLSNLKFIACDNNELIAAPSFQPSAPKFQLLFFSASNCTPKPLEAGFTNFLHSQYDLMFVDLSHNKFVGEPFPSWLFENNRKLNRLYLRDTSITGPLQLPQHPTPYLQTVDISGNTIHGQIARNICSIFPRLKNFLMANNSLTGCIPRCFGNMSSLEYLDLSNNHMSCELLEHNLPTVGSSLWFLKLSNNNFSGRLPPSVFNMTYLLYLLLDGNKFVGEVPGTFSLESSLLWLDISNNLLSGMLPRGIGNSSKSQLDGIDLSRNHFEGTIPIEYFNSSGLEFLDLSENNLSGSLPLGFHALDLRYVHLYGNRLSGPLPYDFYNLSSLVTLDLGDNNLTGPIPNWIDSLSELSIFVLKSNKFNGKLPHQLCLLRKLSILDLSENNFSGLFPSCLSNLNLTASDEKTSVEPDRASRDYWSEGEILSSIGGRGFSPHDTKLWPEISVKIAVELTAKKNFYTYEGGILRYMSALDLSCNRFTGEIPTEWGNLSGIYSLNLSQNNLTGLIPSSFSNLKHIESLDLSHNNLNGRIPAQLVELTFLAVFNVSYNNLSGRTPEMKNQFGTFDESSYKGNPLLCGPPLQNSCDKTESPSARVPNDCNGDGGFIDMYSFYASFGVCYIIAVLTIAAVLCINPHWRRRWFYFIEECIDTCFCFLAINFRKLSRFRR